The following is a genomic window from Neodiprion lecontei isolate iyNeoLeco1 chromosome 4, iyNeoLeco1.1, whole genome shotgun sequence.
ttgaacaGGCAACAGCTGTACGAATTTCATGGGTGGTAAGAGTTCAAAACTTTCGAGAGTGAATTCGTTTTTAATGCgatatttatgtaaaaaaatgtgtcgCTTTAAACTtctagaagaaaaaattacgtgAAAACCAAGACGAAATAAGGTTCTTTTGCAGTGAAATTTATCACCTTTTTATGATTATTCTACGAATAATTTTCTCGGATCTATAATTACTTTGCTTTAATTTCTCGGATCTATCATTCCATTTGAGTGCATTCGGGAATAAAGATCATATGGAATAAGTAattcagaaaatattttttccctgtAATGAATTTACCAGGGATACGAAATATTGTTGCGGTTGCGGTCAAGTCAGATAAAAGGCGCCGTAAATTCcggataatcagaaaagtaatgtaaaaaaaatatgaaactaaTCGTAAGTAATCTAGAAGTTATTTTTTAACATctattcaaattaaaaaaggaAACTGAACCTAAATTCATCAGAACTGATAAAACATCTTTGGCGTGTTACCAGAAACGTAATGATTTTATACtatattcataatttaaaaatattatcaacgCTGCCAATGAgcaacatatttttaaaaaaattgtatcttcTGTATAGTCAATAAATATTCACGCAATCGGTTGGAAGAGTTTGAATAATCAAAATCTGATCTGTATTCTGGATTGaaatacgaaagaaaataattcggTGGACTAGAAAATTTTAGTATGAAGTATACAGAGGCAGCAAGGAAATTTGTAGCAACACATagaattttgcaattttcattAACGGGTTTGCTACATTAGGAATACCACTTGGGTATATTTGCCAAATCTTTACCGTTGCAGTAAAAATTCCAATTCGACAGttgaaatttctgttttttagATATTAACACTGAAATTTGCAGGTCcagcgaattatttttttcatgaagTGATAATATACAAAAACTACACTCTAGTTCATTAGTCGACAAGTGAAATTGTTACATGGTGTTCAAAATGTATGTAGGGGAGAACGGGACCCGACGGACCCCTAAGCCGCTGTTTATGTTTTGTTGCTTTTTGATCTGTCTCGAACaaattcattattaatttccgtaatttagaaaaaaaaaaaattctgcggCACGACGGACTCCAAAAATTTGAGCaaaaacaatgatttttcgtttttgtctCGGTCTCCCCTACTTTGTCCCTTTTTGTGATAAAAAAGTAGGTGGGAAATATTTGCGGAGAAACAGCGGTTTTGgctcattttgaaatttacaaacgCGTTTGGTCAATATTCATAATAATATCTTAACAATAATTCACTATCATTCATACGGACCTACGGAAATATTTGGGAACTTTGGCGTTGTCGAAATTAAAGGGGCTATAAACCATCAAAACTAATATCTGAATATGAACATAAATGTTTCTTTCTCCAACACACCACGCAGCAGCGAAACCTTCAATCTATATTCACGTCGATGAATTGCATGCAATCAATTAACACCAAAgagtacactgagaaaaatttcatttgttatagtaactagaaaaattgagtaaaacaggtaccgttaaaaaaactgtttgaatattgtttgtattacgaaaaacgaggtacaagTAACCATTTtacgctattgtcgatcctttcttggtaatcgcaacgcaaaatcagtttgtgaggtttactctacatttttagttaaataaggcattaacatcaatttattgttgtacaagcgttaaattttcgcaacagttacaagaaaatatagtaacagtgatcgtaatgagaaagaatagtaacggatactagactttccggtaacaggtgaaaaactaattttcattttgtacctagagctatatttttccattgtgatgaaaaatgacaatGGTTAAGGaatgagcggtaaccggaactaaaaatttttctcagtgtgaaGAAGGGTGAAAAACATCATCAGACTCACCGATTCCGGAGGATGCGCAGGCTGGGGAACGCCGTCTTCTTCGAGACTGAAGCGATCCACTTGTCCGCGGAGTTACAACCTTCAGCGTTAACGGGCCAGAGGAAGAAAATTGTAACATCCGAGGAACAGGTGGAAACAGGAAGCGCAAATACGATGAGTACTTGCCAAGTGACGCGAATTATGACGGTGGGCGTAATCGGAATGGACCATATATTCCAGACTGGATCTGCAGGGTCGCAGCTGATGAAATTCGTCACTCATCGTCGATCCCGATTAGGCAGTGAGAACGGTGCCGAGCGCCATGTTGGCGATTTGGGGGgagtcgatttctctctctcaaaGAATttggatttgaattttaaatttgacgAATGGCACACCGTCCGTGTTTACCCCTCCACCAAAATTCGGTCCAGGAAAAAAACGCGCCCCTGCTCAGGAATACTTTCATCTTCTATCTAGAAAAACATCTCGCTGCTGGAgatgaatttaatttcattccacAAGTGGGGGTCGGGCACTTACCGCGCTTCTATAAAACTACCCGTGTCAACGTTTGAGAAGGCAGTTGTTGGTCCACGACATTACGTCTCGACTCAATTCGACGGCGTTTGGCGTCATTTTTCAGTCCATAAACTGAATTTGCATCATGTCCGACTCAACGGTCGCCACTGAACAACTCAAGGAGTCTAATCCCAGCAAAGATAAGGTCTCTTTCATCATATGCAATTTGGGAATGCAGTAtacattgtaaaaaaaaggtgGTACTGAAGTTAACTGTAATTGGCTAGTGTAGACCATTTTTTATGGTCATTTCGGAAGTTCAGCATCGGATAGTGTTATATAATTGACATCAGACGGTCTTGAATTTGTACCAAATTCTAGTCAGTGTATCAGTACAGTTTCGATATCTTTTTCACACAATTTGTGTTCTTTCTCGATCACCATtacagaagaagaagaagtcgCTTAAAACGCCCGAGGGAAAGTCCAAAAGCTCGAGTAGAAAATCGTCGACCGTTTCACCAGCGGAGAATGTAGATGCGGCAATCGAAATCCAGGAAGAAGAACATGTCATTCAAGGAGAACTCACAGCCGATGATTCGTCGCAGAACAATGAGACAGCGGAGGAAAAACCGGATGTCGAAACATCGTCCAAAGTACAGAAAAAGAATGTCACCATGCTGCGGGAGACGGACTTCCGGAAATTGGCTGAACTGAAGGAGGTGAGTCTTGATAGTTGCATTGTTTAGTCATCATTCCATTACAGTGTTAAGAAccattttcaacacttttcaGGCTTTTCACCTCTTCGACATCAACAGAGACGGATACATCGACAAAGAGGACTTGAAGTTCACCTTTACCTCGATGGGAAAACCGGATGTTGCTGATGAAGCACTCGACCAAATGCTCGCCGAAATGTCGTCTAGTGATGTCGACTTTGACGCGTTTGTTAAGCTGTTTGggttggtatttttttttgggtagACCTTTTTTTACCAGTCTTTCATGACAAGCTCAACTAGATTTCAAGTATATCGCTTACGCGAACATAAAACTGTGGAACTCTTTGATCAGTGTTCAGAATTATGGCTCGGAAGTTATTTACCGGAAATTGAGAGGTCGCCACATTTTCTGAACACTGATCATTAGGctgtagaaatttttaaaaacccTTAAGAGTATAGTGTGGATGCCAGAACATCAAAAAAATTAGGCTCTTCCAATAAATTGGATGTAAACTTCTCAGCGTTCAGCGAAGCGTCGATTTCCGGGTTAACGATAATGCTTTAAACATGAGCAGGTACAAAGTTGTCGAACTGGACCCTGAAGAAGAGCTGCTAGCGGCATTATCGAACTGGGATTATCTCGGGAACGGAATGATATCGGAAGAAAGGTGAATAAACTTGTATAAAATATCAGGATAGACAATTCAAAtcatcatttcaaatcttgcAGATTGAAGCGCGATCTTCAGGCTTGGGGTGATAAATTCTCGGCAAAAGAAGCAGAACGTGCCCTGGAGGAGGCGCCGCTCTACAAAAAGGACGGAGACACGTTCATAGACTACGTGAAATTCTGCCAAGATATTTGCGGTCTTCGCAACGTGGAAAAGACCAGGGACATCGAAAAGGAAGCGGAAGCTTATGAAAGAGATTTAGAATCACTCGTGAAATAGCAATGATACCTCAAAACAACAGTGATAAAAAGTTTTGGATTTTATTCACGATACGACCACCGTTCGGTTTAAGGTATACATACGTTAACGTACTCGCGACCAATAAGTACTAGGTGCAGTGATTTAAGTACTCCAATTGCGGTCAATTGTAATAAAGCGTTTGTCGAACGGTTCCGACTATTCTTCATAGTACTCCCAAAACGATTCGggtaatattatacgtataacatatTGTGTCTGTAAACGTAAATCAAGTACATTTCAGGTTCAAGTATTCTTCGGTTCTCTTCGGTGCTGTTACTTATGCGTTTTGAACATCATTTGCAGAGATTCCCCTTCATTCTCCTTTCTTGGCTCTGTATCCAAAGATCGATGATCCAATCCTGATGTTTGTACTACCGAGTTCGATCTGCAATACAAAAGTACGAATGTGCCGATATGAATctgggattttttttcaattccatgaCTGGGCTTACGGCATGTTCGTAGTCGCTCGACATTCCCATGGAAAGCTCGACGGCTCTGCTATCGAGATTCAATTCCTGGCAAATCTTATTGTGCAATTCTCTCAGTTTGAGGAAATCCGGATTTGGACCAGCGCTGGGATCGTAACCGTACTTTCCGATCGTCATTATACCggtgaatttcaaatttttacaattctcTATCACGTGTTTCACCAAGTTAGAAGCCTCGCTCGGTTGACAACCATTTTTTTCTATGCACGACAGAAGAGGATCATTAATCATGAAGCATTAAAAGTAGAAGCATATCGTTCGTTGAAAGACAGCTTAACAGTTTTTGTCAActttaaatttaacaaaaaatatagaattttttatcacctTCTTCGCCGCTTGTGTTTATCTGTACCATCACCTTCAGCAGAGACTCTtcagtttttcgaaattttggccAGGCATTGTTCAGCCCAGTCGCAAGCTGTTTGGAATGTACAGTTTCGATGATGTACAAATTTGGAACGGCTAGGACTTTGTTTATCTTGTTGCTTTGCAGGTGGCCGATGAAATGCCACCGTATGTCCTTGCATTTTGATAATATATCCGGGTTGTGTCCCTTCTCTAACAATTCGTTAACgtaattttcaccaaaatgCCTTTGACCCGCCTCATAAGCCTCGATCACAAGTGCGGCAGGTTTAGTTTTGCTCACGGCAACTAGTCGAGGCTTGAAATACGCTAATTCCTGcattaaaataagaaaaaaataaacagctgACAACGGAAATGATTATCAAAATTCTTAGCCGACAAAATATACGCCCTTTGATTTGTGCTTGGTTTGAAAAACTAGTTTTTGTTTAGATCTCTTGTAATGATTGgtataaaagttttattttgtgCCCTCTAAATGCAACAGTTATTCACGATGTTGAAAAAGCTTATTTTGTTCTGAAATTTGATTCcaaattttatactttgaaAGTTCGTACACTGGTCAATAATTATGTACAGACTGTATGtacaaattgtaaatatatggGAAATTACACGAATTACGACGGTGTATTGCTTGAATTCCAAATCTAAACTGTAGGTACTCCTGTGACtttaattttcgtaatttcaaatcAATGGTCGAGATAAAGAGAAGACAACGAATGTCCCATAAATTAAaaacgtataatatgtatcgGACACGCGTAAGTACGTATAAGAAACTTGTAATTACACACAGACAATGTATGTCAAAATTTTCCGTTGAAAAGTATAAATCCATTAGCATCAAAAATAAGTAAgtacattagggtggtcctcaTTTAGAAtgttgacgaatttattccggatCACCCTACCAaatcaactataaataattcaaaaacaattcacaatttttttcagatttttatatcaaccGTAACCCGTGACTGTAAGAGGAAGGATTTcccaatttaaaatacacgtgtttcggacACGTTcttagtatatattttactgtaagagtaataatgttcgtaaaaattcatgaatGTGAGGTTCTAATGAgcattagtgctactatctgagaaaaaattcacatcatcataccagGTAATATAGACAATTGCAtttcttataaataaaaagaaaaagtcaaatttctagggtgtgcaattcgtcgagattggttggtatgatgatgtgaattttttctcagatagtaaTACTAATACTCACTAAATCTTCGCAATTACAGATTGATTCGAACATCGTcactcttacaataaattatatgttGAGAATGTACCTGAAACaggtgtattttaaatgacGATATCCATCCATTTACAGGCACGGATtagaattgatataaaaatctgaaagaattaggaaattgtttttgaattatttatagtcGATTTGGGGGGTGGTCTGAAAATAAATCATCGACACCCTAACTAAGGATCACCCCAAGGTACATATCAAtagaagatttaaaaaaaaatcgttgcgAGTTCAGAAAATATCAGCAGATGGGATATAAATACAATGCACATTGGATGTGTAATATTATGACAATGGTgaataaacaataatttgtcggtgaaaaaatgttctcAATTTCGTTGTAACGGTGTATATCATGTACTTCTCATAGACTCAAAGGTTTCACAGAGTTCGAGACTTTCCGTTTGTTTACTACCTATACGTTTGTTTACGCGATTCTCCAGGTTTGACATTGAGTACAGGTTCTGTTTTGATCCGGATGGAATTATGGTCAGTGCTATTCGGGCCGCCGTCAAACTCGTGTCGGATTCTGAACATCAAGTGAGTTCGCGTTCGGTTTGTGGAAACGGAAATGTGGAGCAATGTGGAGTGTGATGTCAATCTTTTCTTTCCTGAATAGTGTACGGCACCCGGTCGCGTCACGCTCGAATAtcgtgttaattttttatctagCTAACGTAAGTTCGGGCTGTATTGTTGCCGTATCGATTGCCGGTAAGGAAGAGGGCGCATGAGAACAGTTGACGATCAGACTTCGGTCAGCGTCGTGGACGACAAGCGGTAAATGAGAGTGTAGAGTAGAGCATCGATCGCCAAGTGAACAGCTGCGTAAACACACTGAGGAAAACAAGGTGCGTAcgaaaataatgtaacaaatatGCGATTGAATGTAGGAGAAATAAGGCGACACGGTACGAAAACAAAACTGACAGATCGTAGCAAAGACTCGATTCTCTGGGTTTAtgaatttggcaaaaaattgaaCGTCTGCGATCAAGAGACTAAAGAACGCATCACGCCGTCATAACCGTCAATATTTACGGACGAGTGCCGTAGGTACAGAGAGGCTTATGTAACAAccgaaaaaaattggtgaatTATGATTCGCTAACTTTGAGCTCTACGTGAGATaggttatttgaattttacgaAGACGTACCGGATGTCTTCTCGACGATGCGGCTGCTACCTTGTCTCTGACTGCTCTCAGACCCGATGCGACGTCAGCCATTTTTCTGGTCAACatgtttttttccatcacGCCAGACGAACGAAGCATCCGAGCAGTTCATCGCTCTGCGGATCCTCCTAGTTCCGCCACTTTCCGATTATCGCTGTCAAGTTATCGACGCAACACAATGTCGACGAATAATTAACGCcagtttatttattactaACTAACGACTACGAAGCGATTATGTTGTCTTGCAATCTCTTTAGCGCGAAATTGCCAATCTTTGTCCGATgttcgattaatttttcacgcaTTTTCTTTAGAAATCAATTACCTGAATAATAACTTATCCCCTGACGGGTCGGGTTTGAGCTCTTTTCTATGTTACCAAcagtcggtaaaaaaaaacacaatggCTTGTACCGTGCtatatgtttttttataactGCAAGTAGGTTCTCACAGATCGCGTGAGGGTGAAGAGTCGAGGTGGCGGGTAGGAAATTAAGGGTAGAGAATAATTAAGATCTAAGATTAGTTAGGAATGTTAATTAAAGTTGTCAGGATGATGTACGAGCGAAATGTCTTTTCCACAGTTATAATTACGcgttaaataatattataattggTCAGCATGTTTGCACACACATCTTTGTATATGCCTATACAcattacatgtatacgtatataacagGAATCGTTAAAATTGAACATTAAGCCGCTCGTGTAATGTATCGCTGATTATTATACTTATTGATCGTGCTGCTGTGACGTTCCCGTCACGTTGTTGGTGTTACATGAGCGTAACAGGCATCGTCATGAGATTCCCATACCCGTAATGAGATAATTATAAATCACATCCTATTCATCAACGCTGCATAACGATTTAGCAATTTCACCAATAAAATTCTGCGGTAATTAATCACATCCAACTATTATggcagaaaaaattaaaaaaccaataaacGGATTGACACGTGTAAATAGaattaacaaaatttatgCTTTCTTAATACGGGTTTGTTAGTTCTATATACATTTGACTTCTATCTTATTTACAATCTCAATGTTGTTATATCGATCACCGAGAGAACGATCATAATTCATAATGTTCTTCTTGGCTACCGTATTATTATGTTACGATTTAACGAAAACGGAATATTTGTATGTATCAATTTTCGTTAATATTATAGCTGGCCGAAATTACTTAGACATACCTATATTATAATTCCAGACCgcgaatacatttttcaaggTTTATACGGGGATTAGGCAATCGTTCGTCTGCTGCACGGTTAAAGTGATCATTAGTGGTATTTTTACAATCACTTGTATAGCCTTGGCCGCACGAAATTGGTCTGTAATTCTAGGaacaaggagaaaaaaaaataacgttaatcaaaaatttacatttaattACAAGACGTTTAGGTCCCAAAAAAAATCCTAGGTGTTTGTGTGTATaaatgtcgaaaaatatattcaaacgGTCGGCACTGTTTCAACGCGTAGTTACCGCGTAGCTGATCATACGGCACGATATATTATGCAGTTCATAAACACGCCTTATAAGCACATCATTATTTCGGTTAAACTTGTCCGCATATAAAAccgcgaaaaaagaaacggagaGAAGAAACTGACCCgcgtgaataataattaatttacatgGTAATTAAGCCGAGAACGACCTCTTCACTCGCTCGCCACTGCTGCAGGATATCAGTTCGTAGAAGTTTTTTAACCCCCAGGCTACTGGCATGATAGGAAATAATAATCAAGAATTATTAAgttcatcaatt
Proteins encoded in this region:
- the LOC107226647 gene encoding myosin light chain 5-like, producing MSDSTVATEQLKESNPSKDKKKKKSLKTPEGKSKSSSRKSSTVSPAENVDAAIEIQEEEHVIQGELTADDSSQNNETAEEKPDVETSSKVQKKNVTMLRETDFRKLAELKEAFHLFDINRDGYIDKEDLKFTFTSMGKPDVADEALDQMLAEMSSSDVDFDAFVKLFGYKVVELDPEEELLAALSNWDYLGNGMISEERLKRDLQAWGDKFSAKEAERALEEAPLYKKDGDTFIDYVKFCQDICGLRNVEKTRDIEKEAEAYERDLESLVK
- the LOC107226659 gene encoding pyridoxal phosphate homeostasis protein — encoded protein: MLRSSGVMEKNMLTRKMADVASGLRAVRDKVAAASSRRHPELAYFKPRLVAVSKTKPAALVIEAYEAGQRHFGENYVNELLEKGHNPDILSKCKDIRWHFIGHLQSNKINKVLAVPNLYIIETVHSKQLATGLNNAWPKFRKTEESLLKVMVQINTSGEEEKNGCQPSEASNLVKHVIENCKNLKFTGIMTIGKYGYDPSAGPNPDFLKLRELHNKICQELNLDSRAVELSMGMSSDYEHAIELGSTNIRIGSSIFGYRAKKGE